A single genomic interval of Bradyrhizobium sp. CCBAU 53338 harbors:
- a CDS encoding SDR family NAD(P)-dependent oxidoreductase, producing the protein MAGRLAGRHILISGGGSGIGHATAMRCAEEGAVVTVVGRRLDCLKEVARLTRGHAIAADLTDEAQAFAAVNDAAALMGCLDGIINCVGNAEAAVLEDIDLARWDASLRTNLTSHYLVCRAALPHLRKTRAAAIVNVSALAGIRPGVSSAAYGAAKAGVIQFTKTLAAQLAPDIRVNCVCPGAVDTEMMDRFLAGKSASQQDAFLARYALRRLAIPLEIANLLLFLVSSEAQYITGSNYVCDGGRAYQ; encoded by the coding sequence ATGGCTGGCCGTCTGGCTGGACGTCACATTTTGATCTCGGGCGGCGGAAGCGGAATCGGCCATGCCACCGCCATGCGATGCGCCGAGGAAGGAGCGGTGGTGACTGTTGTCGGACGGCGGCTCGATTGCTTGAAAGAGGTCGCCAGGTTGACGCGAGGACACGCTATTGCGGCGGATCTTACCGACGAGGCGCAAGCATTTGCCGCGGTGAACGACGCCGCGGCCCTTATGGGCTGTCTCGATGGTATCATCAATTGCGTCGGCAATGCCGAGGCCGCTGTTCTAGAAGATATCGACTTAGCTCGTTGGGACGCGAGTCTTCGCACCAACCTTACGTCTCACTACCTGGTCTGCAGAGCAGCATTGCCACATCTTCGAAAGACTCGAGCAGCAGCCATCGTCAACGTGTCGGCACTGGCAGGTATACGACCCGGTGTAAGCAGCGCGGCGTACGGAGCCGCAAAGGCCGGCGTCATCCAATTTACCAAGACACTTGCTGCCCAGTTGGCGCCCGATATACGAGTGAACTGCGTCTGCCCGGGGGCCGTCGATACTGAGATGATGGACCGATTTTTGGCCGGAAAGTCAGCCTCGCAACAAGACGCTTTTCTGGCGAGGTACGCGCTGAGGCGGCTGGCAATTCCCCTAGAAATAGCAAATCTCTTGCTGTTCCTGGTCAGTTCGGAGGCTCAGTACATCACAGGCAGCAACTATGTCTGCGACGGAGGTCGGGCCTATCAGTGA